The following are encoded together in the Capsulimonas corticalis genome:
- a CDS encoding alpha-mannosidase, with protein MLLDAKIPKKIAILETTYAALRYSVVAPLEMELAETLEHYRGVPPAKAGLEWRKVTAGDRWGDSWMTAWLRGNVEVPIALDGQPVFLRAATGAGECMLLIDGTHRGVFDVNHPVRLLALQAVGGAVHEIHLEAYSGHTFPGTQPFDEPLVVAGGAPQDSGIAIGKGARTFDKVELVTERADVSAFLFELRALRQLSEALDESSLRRGKILAAMQQVFTAVYAKPEVVEEDVWRAGLAEARRVMRPLLEMKNGPTTPKFGIIGHSHIDTAWLWPIAETHRKLARTFSSILSLMDQYPDFKFTSSAAYHADVVRELYPEIFSRIQQRVKEGRWEINGAMWIEPDCNIPSGESFVRQCLVGQRATREMFGVTSDTLWQPDVFGYSAALPQILRGSGVEFFCTTKLGWNDTNHFPYDTFVWKGMDGSSVLSHFNLIHCWPDPETLIRAWKEVQHNDVQDRRLLTFGYGDGGGGPMAEMIEMGRLSQDLEGSPRAEYQSISEFMTGVRDEISNLPTWTGELYLELHRGTLTSIAPIKRGNRKCEFALRDAELAATIAALKYGAAYPASELLAQWKKVLLNQFHDILPGSSIARVNDEAITLFAECLTETQALGRRALETLAQGTGDGVLLTNSLSWERGGEIELTGLPTGAQPDVEGLVGQEFEDLDGVSKLAVTGLHLPSLGYQVASLAPLAAPPASAPFVVTEDAVETPFAKVRFDDYGRIVSFYDVASRRELVTKGGAFNAFLMGEDVPQAWDNWDIDRDQRLKLAPQTDLVERAVIAEGPLQLRIRQKHQIGGQSWLTQDIVFHATTARVDFDTAVDWKEKYQFLKVGFALDIHADTARHEIQFGHVTRSAHDNTTWDRAQFDVCAHKWTDISENGFGVTFLNDCKYACTIKDGEYRLSLIKSGRHPDPRGDEGRHRFAYALLPHAGGFSIENVVRPAYEFNLPPSATLSSQAGASFSLASVDAQNVIIESVKWAEDGGGFILRLYEAGRTGTHAVVKFGVPVTSVSETNLLEEDPTALEVSEGGVSLYLKAFEIKTLKVTV; from the coding sequence ATGCTTTTGGATGCAAAGATCCCTAAGAAGATCGCGATTCTCGAAACAACATACGCCGCCCTGCGCTACTCCGTCGTGGCTCCTCTGGAGATGGAGCTGGCGGAGACGCTGGAGCATTACCGCGGCGTTCCGCCGGCGAAGGCCGGTTTGGAGTGGCGCAAGGTGACCGCCGGAGATCGCTGGGGCGATAGCTGGATGACGGCGTGGCTGAGGGGAAATGTTGAGGTCCCGATCGCGCTGGACGGTCAGCCCGTCTTTCTGCGCGCGGCGACGGGCGCGGGTGAGTGCATGCTGCTGATCGACGGGACGCACCGGGGCGTTTTCGACGTCAACCATCCCGTGCGCCTTCTCGCGCTTCAGGCGGTTGGCGGCGCCGTCCACGAGATCCACTTGGAAGCCTATTCGGGGCATACGTTCCCCGGAACACAGCCCTTTGATGAACCCCTGGTGGTGGCGGGAGGCGCGCCGCAGGACAGCGGCATCGCGATCGGCAAGGGCGCGCGCACGTTCGACAAGGTCGAGCTGGTGACCGAGCGCGCCGATGTCAGCGCGTTTCTCTTCGAGCTGCGCGCATTGCGTCAGCTTTCCGAAGCGCTGGACGAGAGCAGCCTGCGCCGAGGGAAGATCCTGGCGGCGATGCAGCAGGTCTTCACCGCCGTCTACGCCAAGCCGGAAGTGGTGGAGGAAGATGTCTGGCGCGCCGGCCTCGCCGAAGCGCGCCGCGTGATGCGCCCGTTGCTGGAGATGAAGAACGGGCCGACCACGCCGAAGTTCGGCATCATCGGCCACTCGCACATCGACACCGCCTGGCTCTGGCCGATCGCCGAGACGCACCGCAAGCTCGCGCGCACCTTCTCCTCGATCCTGAGTTTGATGGATCAGTACCCCGACTTTAAATTTACATCGAGCGCCGCCTATCACGCCGATGTGGTCCGCGAGCTGTATCCCGAGATCTTCTCACGCATCCAGCAGCGCGTGAAGGAGGGGCGCTGGGAGATCAACGGCGCGATGTGGATCGAGCCCGACTGCAACATTCCGTCGGGGGAATCGTTCGTGCGCCAGTGCCTCGTCGGGCAGCGGGCGACGCGCGAGATGTTCGGCGTCACCTCCGACACGCTCTGGCAGCCCGATGTCTTCGGCTACTCCGCCGCCCTCCCGCAGATCCTGCGCGGCAGCGGCGTCGAGTTCTTCTGCACCACGAAGCTCGGCTGGAACGACACCAACCATTTCCCCTACGACACCTTTGTCTGGAAGGGCATGGACGGCAGCTCCGTCCTTTCCCACTTTAACTTGATCCACTGCTGGCCCGATCCAGAGACGCTGATCCGCGCCTGGAAGGAAGTGCAGCACAATGACGTCCAGGACCGGCGGCTTCTGACCTTTGGCTACGGCGACGGCGGCGGCGGCCCGATGGCCGAGATGATCGAGATGGGGCGTCTTTCTCAAGATCTGGAAGGCAGTCCGCGCGCCGAGTATCAATCGATCAGCGAGTTCATGACCGGCGTGCGCGATGAAATCTCCAACCTGCCGACCTGGACCGGCGAGCTCTACTTAGAGCTGCATCGCGGCACTCTGACATCGATCGCCCCGATCAAGCGCGGCAACCGCAAGTGCGAGTTCGCCCTGCGCGACGCCGAGCTTGCCGCCACGATCGCCGCATTGAAGTACGGCGCGGCCTATCCGGCGTCTGAACTGCTCGCCCAGTGGAAGAAAGTCCTGCTTAACCAGTTCCACGATATCCTGCCCGGATCGTCGATCGCCCGCGTCAACGACGAAGCGATCACCTTGTTCGCCGAATGTCTGACCGAGACGCAGGCGCTGGGACGGCGCGCTTTGGAGACGCTGGCGCAGGGTACGGGAGACGGAGTTCTCCTGACAAATAGCCTGAGCTGGGAGCGCGGCGGCGAGATCGAGCTGACGGGCCTTCCCACAGGCGCGCAGCCTGACGTGGAGGGACTGGTCGGGCAGGAGTTCGAGGACCTCGACGGTGTGTCGAAGCTCGCGGTGACCGGTCTGCATCTGCCGAGTCTTGGCTACCAGGTCGCATCGCTCGCGCCGCTGGCCGCGCCTCCGGCCAGCGCGCCGTTTGTCGTCACCGAGGACGCCGTGGAGACGCCGTTCGCCAAAGTACGATTTGACGACTACGGCCGGATCGTTTCGTTCTATGACGTGGCGTCTCGGCGTGAACTGGTCACGAAGGGCGGCGCATTCAACGCCTTCTTAATGGGCGAGGATGTGCCGCAGGCCTGGGATAACTGGGACATCGACCGCGATCAGCGGCTCAAGCTCGCGCCGCAGACCGATCTGGTGGAGCGCGCGGTGATCGCCGAAGGCCCGCTGCAATTGCGCATCCGTCAGAAGCACCAGATCGGCGGACAATCCTGGTTGACCCAGGATATCGTCTTCCATGCGACGACCGCGCGCGTGGACTTCGACACCGCCGTCGACTGGAAAGAGAAGTATCAGTTCCTGAAGGTCGGCTTCGCGCTGGATATCCATGCGGACACCGCGCGCCATGAGATCCAGTTCGGCCACGTGACCCGCAGCGCTCACGACAACACCACCTGGGACCGCGCCCAGTTCGACGTCTGCGCGCACAAGTGGACCGACATCAGCGAGAACGGCTTCGGCGTCACCTTCCTGAACGACTGCAAGTACGCCTGCACGATCAAGGACGGCGAATATCGCCTCAGCCTGATCAAGTCCGGCCGCCACCCCGATCCGCGCGGCGACGAAGGCCGCCACCGCTTCGCCTACGCCCTGCTGCCGCACGCCGGCGGCTTCAGCATCGAAAACGTTGTGCGCCCCGCGTATGAGTTCAACCTCCCGCCATCCGCCACGCTCTCGTCCCAGGCGGGCGCGTCGTTCAGCCTGGCGAGCGTGGACGCCCAGAACGTCATCATCGAGTCCGTGAAGTGGGCCGAAGACGGCGGCGGCTTCATCCTGCGCCTCTACGAAGCCGGACGCACGGGAACGCACGCCGTGGTGAAGTTCGGCGTTCCCGTGACCTCCGTCAGCGAGACCAACTTGCTGGAGGAAGATCCAACCGCGCTGGAAGTGTCGGAGGGCGGCGTTTCGCTGTACTTGAAGGCGTTTGAAATTAAAACGCTGAAGGTGACTGTCTGA